agtcAGTATTTTATTGCACAACTTGTCGTCGAGTGATTGtcacaacaaaaacaaactatagtaggtacttaatattttttttttcgactaAACAGTCTATTCTTAGGTATACGGAACATTCGGCTGTGCCCAATATAGGATTCTTCGctacttaaaatattatggAAATTCTAATATGATACAGTTAATAGACTTTGTGTCGGGCGCCAGGCCCACCctaaataatcctagatacgctaCTGACAAAGGCACTTGAAAAACTCCTTGATATCAGCCCGAAAAAATGTAAACTGGCTCTTATATAACAATGGCATTTTGGTACTGTTCTATAACTAAACGTGACTAGATAGATGTTAAAAACAATCTTCAAACCTTGTGCTGTATTATATTTCACGAGTAACTATCTACGATGCCTATTGCGATATATCATTGCGGCTTCTTTTACCTACCAGTTTTCCTTAAGTGTTCTATGAGAATTGTCGTAATAAAGTGTGAGGTACGTATGTGTAAGCAACTctgaaagtgtttttttttatttgtttacaaagtATAGTTGTAATAGAAAGAGGCAAGGACATTGAAGCCTTTATGTCAAATTCGGAGAGAGGTGTAAAAGTGTATAAAAATCAAATCTCTGTAAAGATTTTTCAACATTTATTCCGTATCGTAACTCGTATttaacccgcgacttcgtccgcgtgaaaatcgatgtatactttcagcccctatttcaccccattctatttgtattttcgaatgttttgtgtataataaatattccactaatcattatacaaaatataactgAAACTATGAAGGatttatacctatttaaaaaaactttcaacacctatttcaccctcttcagattttattttcactaCAAAAGTATCCTATTTGTATTATGGTCTGAAATCGTGCtacgtttaatttgaattcattcagtagtttttgcgtgattcccggtcaacaaaaagatAAACGGGCAGAgggacaaaatatttaaaaaaaatattttgtcttcaGTAtcgagtatttatttataatgccctcccaactaaaattttcgaaatatcttcaatgtacagaaatgAACCTgatacagttttaaaaacaGATACGCTCAAAAAACATTAGCTTCTTTCTGACACAGTCGGGTAATAACACTTCGCAATTAACAATTACAAACTTTGCGCGAGTCAATTTGAGTACCTGTAATTTTGCCAAGACATACTCGAGCAGACGCCCTAAGAGAGTCGTTacgcccatctcttctgcttctgccatCGGGCCCCATGCTTTTGCGTCGTTAAGGTCCCATTAAGAACActcatttacataaatatttagaaaaataccACACTTCaacccaatttaaaaaaacggaGAAGGTTTTAAAATGGGCGCGTAtgcttatattttaatgtttgttaccgtacaacttcgtcatttataaaccaattttgaaaattctttttttgtttaaaagagtatacttccagattggctccatttcattttcatgaaaatcggtttagtaatttagtattaaaatcaaatcaaaccaaaatacgtctttgaagtcggtttaatttttttggaacAGACCAGAAATGCCATAGCTTCTTAGCGGCTGAAATAAGTATTGTGGTAGGTCATTATCACATAGCCGGAAGCTCTggtgtaaattgtaataaaaaatgctCCGTTAGCATGTTACATAgagatacatatatataaataaacaggaAAATAGTCAGTTATTAGAGTGTGTATAAATATATCAGCCTATTTGGATTGCGAATGATAATAGCAGTTTACGTCTTCCAGCTACTACATGCACTTGCATTTACGTAAGTCTTAAAAAGTTAGTAATTGtactattattaattgaattttttttttaaattcttttcaagttagcccttgattgcaataatatatatatagccctTGAATGCaacttgttaggtgtaggatgaaaatccacacccattacGGTTTCTGcgcaacatcgtaccggaacgctaaatcgcttggcgatacatctttgctggtagggtggccgaagtcaaaaaaatataaaaattaattgtacaGTTAAATGCTTActcaaaaatatatacttttttttatttgtctagaCATAAATGACAAAATCAAAGCAATCGTTTTAAAGATACGATTACGATACGagatttgtgttttttttaatattttttaagcttttttgGAATCACCTTGTTTATtatagtacagtacagtacagtccTTTGACCGGACCaatctaattattaaaattcaccACCAAAAATATCTGCAGTCTTACTAGGTTATTCTAGGtctgaaaaattttaattaataataatttatttttaatggatactctattcttataaatattttgaaaatccgtttaatagtcctgtagaaataaaaaagtgatttaatggtggtactTACTTACGTAGTTTTTGTATGTTGTACCTATACCAAAAATAAAGGAACTCTTTATTTGATACCCGAAAAAAcgtattcaatgcaaataaataatatttaaatgtctgtctgtgatattaaaatatctataataaatgtttgtttgattgtttgcttgaacgcgctaatatcaggaactactggtccgatttgaaaaattctttctgtgttagatagcgcattcatcgagaaaggctataagctatatctatattatctccgtattcctacgggaacgttaACCACGCGGATAATACCAGTGTCAGCTAGTGTGCTTAAACGAGTAATTATTaacacgataccaaaacacaaacaagtttttttttttaaatttatgccTGGCTGTTTATCCAGGCTTATCTTTATAACAGGTGAAtcgaattttaatggaacttacactattttttatcccgaaaaatcaataattttttttgaaaaactgaatttcgtcCGATCGTTTGTACTTACTCGTAGATACCTAATGTACCTTCCAGAATGATGTGGATAATAATAGCGAGTGTTTGTCTACTGTTTGGTGTCTCGCTGCACTGGATCTACAGAAACCACCGTATGATGAAATTGTCTAGACAAATCCCCGGCCCGCCGGTCTTTCCCGTCGTTGGAAACGCCTTTAAATTCATGGTCCGGCCTCaaggtaatatttattaattgtggaaattaaacttaatctatactaataatataaatgcgaaattattgtatgtctgtctgttatcttttcatggctaaacggctgaatcgatcaagatgatttttttttaatgggacCTTAGAGTAAAACATaggggtactttttgaccctaaaatgaaaatagaaaggagtgaagtgaaaatgaaaataggggttgaagttttgtatggaaaatcctttattttgatagttacagttttaaaagtttgatcgtaaatcttaaaaaaaaatacgaaatataatccgattcaagaatattaaaaattcaacccGTAAAGTGGAGAAATAGGGGTTTAAAGTTTAcaaagacatttttaattttttttatttctttttattttattttattttttcattttattatatttttaattttttaattatttattattttttttttaatcttttagttttttttttagtggtaggtagatttagtttttgtttctttttttttaatggtagattaagaattgtattaaaacaaacgcatgttgagttagcctgtaagtggggtgtattatgtagcatattactttttaatgcatgttatgtttaattagtcataatttttttgtatacaacgttggcttccgaataaataaataaataaagacgaagtcgcgggcgtccgctagtatataaatacaataaacataGCAGCAGCTTGTCTAAATATATCAACTAATATTACATACTTTAATTAATCACGAAATCCATTGTTGCAGATTTCATAAGGGCTATAGGTGATCTTATTAAAGAGTATGGAGACGTGTTTAGAATCTGGCTTGGATCAGACTTAAATATAATTGTGAGTAATCCGGATGACGTCAAGGTCAGTaaattattctaataactattagataataattttgaaaaaatttaacacaCATTCGTGTCGATGATGGATTGTGCAGGcgctgctgcatcagcagagaccctcaagcATATTAAATACAGCAATCTTGTCgagaattacataattatttgagccttttgcggtcgaaacactCAGCCCGTaagcataggcgtatatagcggctgggccgggtgggccgggcccaccctagaatggtccagtgcccactcTAGAATTCGGGGCTgccgatttaaaattctatgatggacgcttaaatacaaaatatacaaagaaaaatcaataaaatcagtccacccgtttcagaggccagcgcccacaaacattgtaaacgacATTTCTATAATGAGTGTCAACTATGTTCAGCGGTATGTCTGGAGCCGGTACCTTAAGGTGGGCCTGGgcccacatcatcatcatcatcatcattgtcagccgatagacgtccactgctggacataggcctcttgcatggacttccaaacaaaacggtctcgagccgccagcatccagcggctccctgcaacccgcttgatgtcttcggtccacctagtggggggtcgaccaacactgcgctttccggtgcggggtcgccattccagcaccttgggaccccaacgtccatcggctcttcgaactatgtggcctgcccactgccacttcagcttcgcgactcgctgagctatgtcagtgactttagttcgtctgcggatctcctcatttctgattcgatcacgcagagaaaccccaagcataacacgctccatcgcccgctgagagCCTGGGCCCACGCTAGGCAATAATTCTAGATACGCTAATGCCCGTGGGTTCCGAGTACTCGCTCTATGTTTAAAGGAATCGCAAATcgattaatcgacgcctcccTTGATAGGCTGGGCTATATTTAAGTCAGATAAAATCAGTaatgccatacaacgtggcaatactgccagtcgactgggcactttaccaatgaacatcggTATGgacaaaagaaaaaagaataattttattaaagaagtGTCCCTTCAagaagttagttagttagcaaATGACTTCTTCAACTCTCAAGGTTCGAATCTCGGGTTGTGTTAATAGCCGCTTCACGACACAAAGCttattatttcgaaattaaaaaaagtaataaaaaaaatactcgtcgaaattgagaacctccgttttttgaagtcggttgatatAGGTTCCTTGCATATTATAAACTAGAAGAACTTTAACTAGTGATTTCTTAGAAACCATGaatagctcagtatttcataataGACTCGTGAACCCAGAACCTatgcaaaattaaaattgtaatttaggtttattatattaacttaaattgtaattaatataataaatatattaactttttaGCTTCTACTTACAAACAATAAGTTAAGTGTGAAAGGACCTCAGTACAAATTTATGGCAGATGTTATAGGCGGAGGAATACTCAGTGGATCAGGTACCCacctttttaaatttcatcattatgtTATTGAAATTAGTTACAAATATTCGAGGATAGTAGGGTGCTAACTTATTTACCTAGTTTTTATCTTTCTATCTTTCCTCACACAAAATGTAATCAGTAATTTGGCCAGATAGCAATTCCTAGCGTATAGAAAAACTTTTTTGCTTTCCGTAGTTACAGTGGAGGATCCAGGGGGGAGGGGGGCtgagcccccccccccccggaTCTGCTACGCGAATCTTCTTtgttacatgtttttttttttgtttcgataAGGCTTCGCAATATAGTGTCAGTAGCCAGTcatcaagtaatattttttatcaaatattttttcttattagggcgaaagtggtcaaataaagacattataatatttcGACCGTCAAGTCAGTCCTAGTCAAGTCATATCATGGCTTCAATGCAACCTTAGTAAAACTTTTGATAGAGACCAACGAGAAAATTTAAATGATCACTTCTCACTCACTTCAACCTCAAAACACttatgtttactaacaaactaatataatatatacatgtaGGTACCCCGTGGAAGAAACATCGTAAAATAGCAGCACCAAACTACAGCAAACTGGCAATCGAAAATTATACCGACATTTTTAACCACGAGATCGACTTTCTGCTTCAAAAATACACGGAAACGCCTAAAGGACAAcaaatagatatttataagCACATCGTTCAGACTACTAGCTATATTGTCTGCCGtaagtatatctatactaatcttattaagaagtaaaatttgtatttgtgatgttgtaatcaatctctggatctactaaacagattttgaaaattcttttactaataaagagatattatatgaaatttttattttatcttcgtattcccacgggaacgagaactatacGGGTGAACCGCGGGCTAGtcgtttatatttttgcaaaaacCCAACGTCTATAAAAGCCACACAATACTGAAACatctgaatgaattcaaatgaaacttggcacgatttcaGACCATAATACGAATAAAGTTATACGAGTATTTTGTGACTACTCGTATAACTTTATTGGTATTATGGTCTGCTACCTTCAATAGCAATGAAAACATTTTCTATTTCATTTTAGAGACGCTCATGGGTGTATCTAGAAAAGAAATGTTGGAGTTACCACACTTGCAATACCTTATAGATAAGTCACCTAGGTAAGTCAAAAAATGTACTCAGAGTCACAAtcatccgcccactttaatatgacgggagtatattaaagtgggcggataattgtgcctctgagtatatgtaACTCGTAGTAGCTATAACATAAATCGTCATTTTGATCGTTTGATAGTATGCTAATTTGATCACAAATAGATAATTCAAGCAAAGCTCTATAAATTACGTATCTTACCTTGTCTAATTAGTTATGACATAAATTGTTATTTGCAGAATGTATGATATCGTATTTGATAGAATGACAAAATGGTATCTTCAATTAGATCTGGTGTTCCGGCTCACAAAATACCACAAACAGCTGAAGAAAttcttgaaatatttattagaatttaGTAATGCTATTCTAGCATATCGAATGGATAAACTAAATCGTTGGGAACAAAGTGAAAGAGATCTCATAAATTCTGAAGATGATTCCAAAAGTAATGCGCAGCTTAGCGTTATAGATAGATTTCTACTGTCACAAGAGCTTGATTCGACTGAATTGATAGAAGAAACTTTTACCATTTTCACATCGGTAAGGTATACTTCATTTTTTTTCTGGACGTATTCAAACCTTCAATTTATTGTGGCAAACAGatctttattacttttttatcttCTCTAGTTTTCTGACGCCATTTTCTTTATCTTTTAGAGTCAAGAAGCTACGGCGAAAATAGCATCGACTGTGCTATTGATGATGGCTTATCATCCTGAATGTCAGGTATGTATTCTGTTTGTATAGTAGATTATCCTACAACTGTAATGTTACAaattagttcatcatcatcattaacaacccacattcgattcacttttgagcacgagtctactcAGAAAGAGTTAGGACAATACCTCACAGCACGCTggcgctggtccaatgcggattggcagactttacacgcgtagggaattaagaaaattctcaggtatgcaggtttcctcacggtgtttttccttgaTCGTTTGAAACAATTGttacttaatttcttacaaaTCAGTTATGCCTGTAGTAGTACATTTTAGCTAATTCTAACTAAAATTTGACTTTTCATTATATGATCATTATATAATGAAAAGTCCTATTATATGGGGCCTATAACCTTACTTTTCTACCACCACGGTCAATTCTCAGACAGATATATTTTTGATTGCTTACAGGAAAGGCTTTATAAAGAAATTGTAAGCGTAGTAGGTAACAAAGATGTACCAGTCACAAACGAAGACATTAAACAAATGCAGTATTTAGATATGGTATTCAAAGAGGTTATCAGACTGTTTCCCATAGCGGGTCTGTTGCAAAGGACTGTTACTGAAGATATCGCTATTAGTAAGTATTTGAAACAAGTgatgtttgtttaatttatgcTACTAACCCACGCTCCGCAGTTTCATCCACGTGGTTTTTGTGCCCGTCAgaatataagaataaaatacAGCCCATGACACTCATAAAAACGGTTTAGTcacaaagatttttcaaaatcggttcattagattcagagatttgattattatattagtatctaAAGGTTTCTAATATCCCCCCCTTTCTCAATCAATGCGGCACAAGGATTTAAAATTtgaactagggtaggcactgtaACTTCTCATAAGTGAAAATATCAAGAGTTTCTTCTCTAATACAGGTTCATATTCAGCTTGAAGTTGAACCAGTAGAGTTTCTCCTccaaattttaattgttttaaatacgtaGTCGTATGACACAGCTACACTTCATAAATTCAAAAATGCTCGCCTACCCAGGTCTGAGTACGAGTCTGAAAAGAAAAAGgaaatttccattttgtataatttgtacatGTAGTGTCTAGTTAAGAGTCTTGTGCACACTGGTCTGTCAATAATCAAATTGACGGTGATCGAATCAAAATCTCTCGGATTTTGTTCACAGACAGTTCAGCATGTTACAACTTCAGAGCGGACTAGAAGTCTGGCACATACTAAACATATTAATGAAATTGTCGAACATCTTCAGGTACATGCACAATACCGGCAGGCGCATCGCTCGTCGTGCCAATGTATCATATACACCGTGACCCAAGACATTGGCCAAAACCAGACGCCTTCGACCCTGAACGATTCAATCCTGAGAATATGCAAACACGTAACCCATACAGCTATATTCCATTTAGCTTAGGACCTATGGATTGTCTAGgtaattaagtttatttgactttaaaaagttatttttcaaatagtaaaaaaaatgtgaaaccaTCTTCTGCGTTTAGTACAAGAtctgaattagaaacgaccATCACCCATCTGATTATTAGATGATATTTTTGGCAACCTACTGTCATATCTAGGTTATTCCGATATGAAGGGACAGCGaatcttataagggttccgttttttccttttgaggtacggaaccaacttttatcaacccatattcggctcactgctgagctcgagtcttctctcagactGATAGGGAtagataggccaatagtctaccacgctggctcaatacggattggcagacttcacacacgtagagaattaaaaaaatctgcggtatgcaggtttcctcacgatgtacacgtgatatataatttcttaaaatgcacacaactgaaaacttggagttGCATGAcgcggaccagattcaaacccacaccgtCAAACAAGTTTTGGTCGGATAATTAAGTACTTATTGTAAGTTACTCAATTGGGTAacccacccccccccccccccgatAGAATTCTGGCTACGCCCTTGGATATGTAATCATAGAATTGCATGATACGAGTAGCATAAGCTAATTCCTCTATGAGCATATGCGATCGATCCGACTTCCGTCATCCGATTTCTCGATATTTTCGttaaatgacattattttttgttttttccagGCAGGCACTTTGCGACAAAACTTGTGAAGAGCATAGTAATAAGATTTATGCTCAATTATAAACTTACAACGATTCATAAATATGAAGATCTTCGAATTATGATTGCAATATCAGCTACGACAATGGATGGTTTTCCTGCTACGTTAACGCGAAGATGTACCTaattacctatacatataatatataaattaagtcaATATTACTTTGCAAATTTTCGAAATACATTGTActtaacttaataattttaatctacGACTAATAAATATCCTaagaaaaatttttgtttttgtatgtaacgaataagcTTAAAttgtactggaccgatttgatttttttttcaagtaatagAAATCTACATTATTCAAGAAGTAGGTACTGGagtaatatatagtctatattaCTCCAGTACTATTACATCCCGATACGAATAATAGGAACGGAGCGTAAATGAAAAGTGTGGCTAAAACGGgaaattaaatttcttttcgaaAGCTTGCATGGGCTGCATTTCGAATTGGATTTTGATatacgcgttagatcgttgattctttgacagTGGGGTAGAGAatctggctaatgaaagtagagactgaaatcgcccgttaaattaaaattcacaatactacctataaatactttaaacaattttttttttaatttgttcgattttttaaatttggcaaacgattttagtctctactttcattagccggAATCTTacgtctagcgagtcaggtcctattataattggtctgagatttcaTTTCCGGTTTTGCGCAAAATTAATCAAGATCATACAGACCACAATACAGACTACACTCAACGTCAACTGTCACTCTGTTTGACGTCTGTAACATATCACTTATGTCAGACCATAGATAATAGATAGCGTTAGACGTCAGACGTTAGCTGCACTGCAGCTGCAtccgatgtttttttttaattatttaataaagtgAATTTTACAGTGATTCTTGAGTTGACTTTGAGGTAGTGTTGGGTAGGACATGACTTGAAAAAgagtttgtaagtgttgcctctTTTTTGTACCGAGGCAGTACAATGTCCCACTTCAAATGAGGCGAGGCGTACTGAAGCTTGGCactacatttgaattttgaaataacgaatacaaatgtcatatttgaactttgtttgaagcaacgtgtacaaatgtcatgtttgtactagtacaataatatagcttagtaatcatagatttacgattcggtacaagtattctatgttagtaatagtttgtcttacatactgatattaaatgccaaacttatttttaacctaTATAAAATAGATCGATTCACCttggttattatatttcagtttttaaattattaagtaatttttatttttataaaatgtcaattgaataaatccaaattcaaaaaataatatttctaaacgcATCGTATACTATTTCCGTCGCGTTATGggatatagtacaaaattatatgacaggACCACAGAATGACGTCCCATTCGACTTTTGTACTAGTGTCTCGCTTTCTCTCGCGTACGGGTAAAGCAACTACCGCGACAGAAAATGTGaagtagtacatttttaaatgttgagccgctcttacattgtgacgtcatgtacGGGACAAATGTCCTGCCTCTTGTATGTCCTACTCAACGCTACTTTGAGGTTATGTCCGCAACTGTGgcctaatttaaatttatcataAAGACCGGGGCAActttctgtaaataaatttacaacTAAAAGTAGGTCATAAATATAATGGCGTCTTTCTCTAGGTTACAAAAGATAGCTCTCCTGAGTTTAGGCGCGGTTGGTGGCAGCTTCGCATATTATCAAATAGGTAAATTGGAGAACAAATACGATGTTAAAAATTCGTGGACCACGAATTATACGCCCAGTGTAAAATGGGACAAAAATTGGGACCAGtaagtaaactttaatttttttataaattgtaggaagattataggtaagtaggtagaataactattatttaataaaaatgtttagtgaaaatgaaatgaaagtataggaaaaattattatgatgatgaagtataATGGTCAAAATTCaaccatgatatttttt
Above is a window of Bicyclus anynana chromosome 8, ilBicAnyn1.1, whole genome shotgun sequence DNA encoding:
- the LOC112046024 gene encoding cytochrome P450 4C1 isoform X1, with translation MIIAVYVFQLLHALAFTMMWIIIASVCLLFGVSLHWIYRNHRMMKLSRQIPGPPVFPVVGNAFKFMVRPQDFIRAIGDLIKEYGDVFRIWLGSDLNIIVSNPDDVKLLLTNNKLSVKGPQYKFMADVIGGGILSGSGTPWKKHRKIAAPNYSKLAIENYTDIFNHEIDFLLQKYTETPKGQQIDIYKHIVQTTSYIVCQTLMGVSRKEMLELPHLQYLIDKSPRMYDIVFDRMTKWYLQLDLVFRLTKYHKQLKKFLKYLLEFSNAILAYRMDKLNRWEQSERDLINSEDDSKSNAQLSVIDRFLLSQELDSTELIEETFTIFTSSQEATAKIASTVLLMMAYHPECQERLYKEIVSVVGNKDVPVTNEDIKQMQYLDMVFKEVIRLFPIAGLLQRTVTEDIAISTCTIPAGASLVVPMYHIHRDPRHWPKPDAFDPERFNPENMQTRNPYSYIPFSLGPMDCLGRHFATKLVKSIVIRFMLNYKLTTIHKYEDLRIMIAISATTMDGFPATLTRRCT
- the LOC112046024 gene encoding cytochrome P450 4C1 isoform X2 produces the protein MMWIIIASVCLLFGVSLHWIYRNHRMMKLSRQIPGPPVFPVVGNAFKFMVRPQDFIRAIGDLIKEYGDVFRIWLGSDLNIIVSNPDDVKLLLTNNKLSVKGPQYKFMADVIGGGILSGSGTPWKKHRKIAAPNYSKLAIENYTDIFNHEIDFLLQKYTETPKGQQIDIYKHIVQTTSYIVCQTLMGVSRKEMLELPHLQYLIDKSPRMYDIVFDRMTKWYLQLDLVFRLTKYHKQLKKFLKYLLEFSNAILAYRMDKLNRWEQSERDLINSEDDSKSNAQLSVIDRFLLSQELDSTELIEETFTIFTSSQEATAKIASTVLLMMAYHPECQERLYKEIVSVVGNKDVPVTNEDIKQMQYLDMVFKEVIRLFPIAGLLQRTVTEDIAISTCTIPAGASLVVPMYHIHRDPRHWPKPDAFDPERFNPENMQTRNPYSYIPFSLGPMDCLGRHFATKLVKSIVIRFMLNYKLTTIHKYEDLRIMIAISATTMDGFPATLTRRCT